From a single Vibrio tubiashii genomic region:
- the flhB gene encoding flagellar biosynthesis protein FlhB, whose translation MAESDGQERTEDATPRRLQQAREKGQVARSKELASVSVLVVGAISLMWFGESLARALFSSMGRLFTLSREEIFDQVKLFDIALGSLGSLLLPLLLILVTLFLAALIGAAGVGGVSFSAEAAMPKWSKMNPLSGLKRMVGLQSWVELIKSILKVALVSGMAFYLISAAKEDLFQLSLDVYPQNIFHSLDILLDFILLISCTLLIVAAIDIPFQIWQHANQLKMTKQEVKDEYKETEGKPEVKGRIRMLQREAAQRRMMSEVPQADVIVTNPEHFSVALRYKQDTDRAPIVVAKGTDHMALKIREIAREHDIYVVPAPPLARALYHSTELEQEIPDGLFTAVAQILAYVFQLKQYRKRGGQRPNLKASELPIPPEYRK comes from the coding sequence ATGGCAGAGTCAGACGGTCAAGAACGCACAGAAGATGCCACGCCCAGACGCTTGCAACAGGCCCGTGAAAAAGGGCAGGTTGCAAGGTCAAAAGAGCTAGCATCGGTATCTGTATTGGTCGTAGGAGCCATCTCTCTAATGTGGTTTGGCGAGAGTCTTGCGCGCGCTTTATTCAGTTCAATGGGCAGATTGTTTACTCTCTCACGCGAAGAAATATTCGACCAAGTTAAGCTATTTGATATTGCCTTGGGCTCGCTAGGTAGTTTGCTACTACCATTATTGCTTATTCTAGTGACACTGTTTCTGGCGGCGTTAATCGGTGCCGCTGGGGTTGGTGGAGTGAGCTTTTCAGCGGAAGCCGCCATGCCCAAATGGTCGAAGATGAACCCGCTAAGCGGCCTAAAGCGTATGGTCGGCTTGCAAAGTTGGGTCGAGCTGATTAAGTCCATTCTGAAAGTGGCTTTGGTTTCCGGCATGGCGTTTTATTTGATTAGCGCTGCCAAAGAAGATCTATTTCAATTGAGCCTAGATGTTTATCCGCAGAACATCTTTCACTCGCTCGATATACTGCTCGACTTCATTTTACTGATTAGTTGTACTTTGTTGATAGTTGCGGCTATCGATATTCCGTTTCAGATTTGGCAACACGCCAATCAACTGAAAATGACGAAGCAAGAAGTGAAAGACGAATACAAAGAGACTGAAGGTAAGCCTGAAGTTAAAGGTCGTATTCGTATGTTGCAACGCGAAGCCGCCCAGCGACGCATGATGTCTGAAGTTCCGCAAGCCGACGTTATCGTAACCAACCCAGAGCACTTCTCCGTTGCGCTGCGCTACAAGCAAGACACAGATCGAGCGCCAATCGTGGTCGCCAAAGGTACTGACCATATGGCGCTTAAAATCCGCGAGATTGCCCGCGAGCACGATATCTATGTTGTTCCGGCTCCACCATTAGCTCGCGCGCTGTATCATTCAACAGAATTAGAGCAAGAGATCCCTGACGGTCTGTTTACCGCCGTGGCACAGATCCTTGCCTACGTATTCCAGTTAAAACAATACCGCAAACGCGGTGGTCAAAGACCAAACCTCAAAGCGTCAGAGTTGCCGATTCCACCGGAGTACAGGAAATAG
- the aroC gene encoding chorismate synthase, whose product MAGNSIGQHFRVTTFGESHGIALGCIVDGCPPGLEITEADIQVDLDRRRPGTSRYTTQRREPDEVKILSGVFEGKTTGTSIGLLIENTDQRSKDYSEIKDKFRPGHADYTYHQKYGVRDYRGGGRSSARETAMRVAAGSVAKKYLKQEFGVEIRAYLSQMGDVSIEKVDWDEIENNAFFCPDADKVDAFDQLIRDLKKQGDSIGAKLQVVATNVPVGLGEPVFDRLDADIAHALMSINAVKGVEIGDGFDVVNQKGSEHRDELTPDGFASNHAGGILGGISTGQDIVANIALKPTSSITVPGETITKQGEPTQLITKGRHDPCVGIRAVPIAEAMLAIVVLDHLLRHRGQNHGVTTETPQI is encoded by the coding sequence ATGGCAGGAAACAGTATCGGACAACATTTCCGAGTAACCACATTCGGGGAAAGTCACGGTATCGCACTAGGATGTATCGTCGACGGATGCCCTCCGGGTTTAGAAATCACTGAAGCGGATATTCAAGTTGATTTGGATCGCCGTCGCCCAGGCACTTCTCGTTATACCACTCAACGTCGCGAACCGGATGAAGTAAAGATTCTTTCTGGCGTATTCGAAGGTAAAACAACGGGTACTTCAATTGGACTGTTGATTGAAAACACCGATCAGCGCTCAAAAGACTATTCAGAAATTAAAGATAAGTTCCGTCCGGGCCACGCGGATTACACTTACCATCAAAAATATGGCGTGCGTGATTACCGAGGCGGTGGTCGCTCTTCTGCGCGTGAAACCGCAATGCGTGTTGCCGCGGGTTCTGTTGCTAAGAAATATCTTAAGCAAGAATTTGGTGTTGAAATCCGTGCTTACCTTTCTCAAATGGGTGATGTTTCAATTGAAAAAGTCGATTGGGATGAGATTGAGAACAATGCCTTCTTCTGTCCAGATGCTGACAAGGTAGATGCATTCGACCAACTTATTCGTGATCTGAAAAAGCAAGGTGACTCTATTGGCGCTAAGCTTCAGGTGGTTGCGACCAATGTCCCTGTTGGCCTTGGTGAGCCAGTATTTGACCGTTTGGATGCAGACATCGCTCATGCACTAATGAGCATCAACGCAGTGAAAGGTGTCGAGATTGGTGATGGCTTCGATGTGGTAAACCAAAAGGGCAGTGAGCACAGAGATGAGCTGACTCCAGACGGTTTTGCCAGCAACCACGCGGGTGGCATCTTAGGCGGTATTTCTACTGGTCAGGACATTGTGGCGAATATCGCGCTGAAGCCGACGTCAAGTATTACCGTGCCAGGTGAAACTATCACTAAACAGGGTGAACCAACGCAGCTGATTACCAAAGGTCGCCATGACCCATGTGTAGGTATTCGTGCCGTGCCGATTGCTGAAGCCATGCTTGCGATTGTGGTGCTGGATCATCTGCTACGTCATCGTGGTCAAAACCATGGTGTAACGACTGAGACACCGCAGATTTAA
- a CDS encoding DUF885 domain-containing protein, with the protein MKNRLGLTLSVLALSLSGCSTLSTPDASQQLSALLDEYGSQSKSLDSSQFGIINDQMAAAKQTLDRLYLSKLLEIDRSALSDEEKVYYDTFQFDRTIAIRGASFANARFGNLDVPVTHFYNYIQWNAEEAGAAIETNGDNSKTYQDQLETLQEYTSWINNLRSQYKQGQLEGIQLPAVLAERLYQSSVDAISYDDFSILKVGLKDLKTQPEYSPEFVHQYEKEVGKAQLATQKLLAYLHGQYTQAARGDGQLTDNNIGWGDLPNGQNWYQWHLDRNSTTGKSAAELHRLGEQLVADAKAEMIRVAELVVKKRGAIVEADYRDPVTGKVARHTFELANDSGKINLDEFFRYLNSEQFFYGRDGYSTDDHQYSEVCSHSSVPTACEGALTDYYLFKVNANDVVQGYFKPIKTDYSIEPTAAEDELYAGVASYDDNVFTLNTNPDYSLQKWNVSTLLLHEAAPGHHFQNAYALEYPPANKPAYMEDIWYTAYGEGWALYTEWLGLEMGIYGELDSHGKPSFSNGTGMCTANADYSQLQGGIYKDEQECNALQYFGSLNEAQLRNMRLAIDTGIHSQGWSIQQARDYMKANSALGEGDIESESFRYAAYVGQAVSYKSGYLVIKEMLAKAQAELGDQFDYAEFHDQLLRYGQQPMEVVRENINNWIASKK; encoded by the coding sequence CTAAGTCTTTGGACAGCTCGCAATTTGGCATCATTAATGATCAAATGGCGGCGGCGAAACAAACGCTCGATCGACTCTACCTAAGTAAGTTACTCGAAATTGACCGCAGCGCTTTATCGGATGAAGAGAAGGTTTACTACGATACGTTTCAATTTGATCGCACCATAGCAATCCGTGGCGCTAGCTTTGCTAATGCTCGCTTTGGCAACCTTGATGTGCCAGTTACCCACTTCTACAACTACATTCAATGGAACGCGGAAGAAGCAGGTGCTGCGATCGAGACCAATGGTGATAATTCGAAAACCTATCAAGATCAACTCGAAACGCTTCAAGAGTATACGTCTTGGATCAACAACCTACGCAGCCAATACAAGCAAGGCCAACTAGAAGGCATACAGTTACCCGCAGTTCTTGCTGAAAGGCTTTACCAAAGCAGCGTCGATGCGATTAGCTATGATGATTTCTCTATCCTCAAGGTCGGCTTGAAGGATCTAAAAACTCAGCCTGAGTACAGCCCTGAATTTGTCCATCAATATGAAAAAGAAGTGGGCAAAGCACAGCTCGCCACTCAAAAGCTCCTCGCTTACCTTCATGGTCAGTACACCCAAGCTGCGCGTGGCGATGGACAGCTTACCGACAACAATATCGGTTGGGGAGATCTGCCTAACGGACAAAACTGGTATCAGTGGCATTTAGATAGAAACAGCACCACTGGAAAATCCGCTGCAGAATTACATCGCTTAGGAGAACAACTGGTTGCGGATGCTAAAGCTGAAATGATTCGCGTAGCTGAGCTTGTGGTTAAAAAACGCGGCGCAATCGTAGAAGCGGATTATCGAGACCCAGTCACTGGCAAGGTTGCAAGACACACCTTTGAGCTGGCTAACGATTCAGGAAAAATTAATCTGGATGAGTTTTTCAGATACCTCAATAGCGAGCAGTTTTTCTATGGACGAGATGGCTACTCCACCGATGATCACCAGTACAGTGAAGTATGTAGCCACTCCTCTGTTCCCACGGCATGTGAAGGGGCACTGACGGATTACTACCTGTTCAAAGTCAATGCCAATGATGTCGTTCAAGGTTATTTCAAACCGATTAAAACCGACTACTCGATTGAGCCAACCGCGGCAGAAGACGAGTTATACGCTGGTGTCGCCTCCTATGATGACAATGTCTTCACCCTCAACACTAATCCAGACTACAGCTTACAGAAATGGAATGTCTCTACGTTACTGCTTCATGAAGCAGCACCCGGGCACCATTTCCAAAATGCCTACGCGCTAGAATACCCACCAGCAAATAAACCCGCCTATATGGAGGATATTTGGTACACCGCCTACGGTGAAGGTTGGGCACTCTATACCGAATGGCTAGGGCTGGAAATGGGTATTTATGGTGAGTTAGATAGCCATGGTAAACCGAGCTTTAGCAACGGCACTGGGATGTGTACCGCTAACGCTGATTACAGCCAGTTGCAGGGAGGCATCTATAAAGATGAGCAAGAGTGTAACGCCCTTCAATACTTTGGCAGCCTCAATGAAGCACAGCTGCGAAATATGCGTTTAGCTATTGATACAGGCATTCACAGCCAAGGTTGGAGTATTCAGCAAGCGCGTGACTATATGAAAGCTAACTCTGCGCTTGGTGAAGGGGATATCGAATCAGAAAGTTTCCGCTATGCCGCTTACGTGGGTCAAGCCGTTTCCTATAAATCAGGTTACTTAGTGATTAAAGAGATGCTTGCTAAAGCTCAAGCTGAGTTAGGTGATCAATTCGACTATGCCGAATTTCATGATCAGCTACTGCGCTATGGGCAGCAACCGATGGAAGTGGTACGCGAAAACATCAATAATTGGATAGCATCGAAGAAATAA
- the smrB gene encoding endonuclease SmrB, translating to MSKKDTDMDDDFALFRDAVQGVKKLSQDTIVQQPKKNTKQKEITRTAREASDTEFYFSDEFVPLLNEDGPTRYARDDVSQYEVKRLRRGVYVPDVFLDMHGMTQQEAKRELGAMIAYCIKNEVSCACVQHGIGKHILKQKAPLWLAQHPDVMAFHQAPLEFGGDGALLVLLSIPEK from the coding sequence ATGAGCAAAAAAGACACCGATATGGATGACGACTTCGCCCTTTTTAGGGATGCAGTACAAGGCGTAAAAAAGTTGTCACAGGATACCATAGTCCAGCAGCCAAAAAAAAATACTAAGCAAAAAGAAATTACTCGAACTGCCCGTGAAGCAAGCGATACAGAGTTCTACTTCTCAGATGAGTTTGTTCCGCTTCTCAATGAAGATGGCCCAACACGTTATGCCCGTGATGATGTTTCCCAGTACGAGGTAAAACGCCTGCGTCGTGGTGTGTATGTACCCGATGTGTTTTTAGATATGCACGGCATGACGCAGCAAGAAGCAAAACGCGAACTTGGCGCAATGATCGCCTATTGCATTAAGAATGAAGTCTCTTGTGCTTGTGTGCAGCATGGCATTGGTAAACATATCCTTAAGCAAAAAGCCCCACTATGGCTTGCTCAGCACCCTGACGTGATGGCTTTCCACCAAGCACCGTTAGAATTTGGCGGCGATGGCGCGCTGTTGGTGTTGCTTTCAATTCCAGAGAAGTAA
- the prmB gene encoding 50S ribosomal protein L3 N(5)-glutamine methyltransferase, with product MDKIFVEEAVSELHTLQDMIRWTVSRFNAANLFYGHGTDNAWDEAVQLILPTLYLPIDVPPHVLNSRLTTSERMRIVERVVKRINERTPTAYLTNRAWFCGLEFFVDERVLVPRSPIGEMIQAEFQPWLVEEPTRIMDLCTGSGCIAIACAHAFPEAEVDAIDISTDALQVAEQNVQDHGMEQQVFPIRSDLFRDLPKEKYNLIVSNPPYVDEEDMNSLPDEFTHEPELGLAAGTDGLKLVRRILANAPDYLTDNGILICEVGNSMVHMMEQYPHIPFTWIEFENGGHGVFMLTREQMLEHAAEFSIYKD from the coding sequence TTGGATAAGATTTTTGTAGAAGAAGCGGTTTCAGAACTTCACACGCTTCAAGATATGATTCGTTGGACTGTCAGTCGTTTCAACGCCGCGAACCTTTTTTACGGTCACGGCACTGATAACGCATGGGATGAAGCGGTACAGCTGATTCTTCCAACACTGTACTTGCCAATTGATGTTCCTCCGCATGTACTGAACTCTCGTCTGACAACCAGCGAGCGCATGCGCATCGTTGAACGTGTAGTGAAGCGCATTAACGAGCGCACTCCAACGGCTTACCTAACCAACCGTGCTTGGTTCTGTGGCCTAGAGTTCTTTGTTGATGAGCGTGTGTTAGTGCCACGTTCTCCAATTGGTGAGATGATTCAAGCGGAGTTCCAGCCGTGGTTAGTTGAAGAACCAACACGCATTATGGATCTTTGTACTGGTAGTGGTTGTATTGCTATCGCTTGTGCGCACGCCTTCCCTGAAGCGGAAGTGGATGCGATTGATATCTCAACCGATGCTTTACAAGTTGCTGAGCAGAACGTTCAAGATCATGGTATGGAGCAACAAGTTTTCCCAATCCGTTCTGACCTATTCCGTGATCTACCAAAAGAGAAGTATAACCTAATCGTGTCTAATCCACCGTACGTGGACGAAGAAGACATGAACAGCCTACCAGACGAGTTCACTCACGAGCCGGAGCTCGGTTTGGCTGCGGGTACAGATGGTCTGAAGCTTGTACGTCGCATTTTAGCTAACGCGCCAGATTACCTCACCGACAACGGTATTCTTATCTGTGAGGTAGGCAACTCTATGGTACATATGATGGAGCAATACCCGCACATTCCATTCACGTGGATTGAGTTCGAGAACGGCGGCCATGGTGTGTTTATGCTCACTCGTGAACAGATGTTAGAACATGCAGCAGAGTTTTCTATCTACAAAGATTAG